The following proteins come from a genomic window of Gloeomargarita sp. SRBZ-1_bins_9:
- a CDS encoding DUF4359 domain-containing protein — MKLGWGLAAVVGVAVVGLTVTNPPERQYLEYAYSTLRQELCPRLPELLRETQQTDDFLRMLAPYLQQSCSELLLALKEPTKEFLRRNTKVQNYLVFSIYTTDLFGNRYRTLGIARQLITIPPP; from the coding sequence ATGAAGCTGGGTTGGGGTCTAGCAGCGGTGGTGGGTGTGGCGGTGGTGGGGTTGACGGTTACGAATCCCCCTGAGCGGCAGTATCTGGAGTATGCCTACAGCACCCTGCGCCAGGAACTTTGCCCGCGCCTGCCGGAGTTGCTCAGGGAAACCCAGCAGACGGACGATTTTTTGAGGATGCTGGCGCCCTATCTCCAACAATCCTGTAGTGAACTGCTGCTGGCGCTGAAGGAACCCACCAAGGAATTTCTCCGGCGCAACACCAAGGTACAGAATTACCTGGTGTTCAGCATTTACACGACGGATTTGTTTGGTAACCGCTATCGCACCCTGGGGATTGCCCGCCAGTTGATCACCATCCCACCCCCATAG
- the purE gene encoding 5-(carboxyamino)imidazole ribonucleotide mutase: MGSDSDLPVMQQAAQVCAEFAVPYELAIVSAHRTPHRMVSYAESAHQRGLRVIIAGAGGAAHLPGMVASLTPLPVIGVPIPTAHLQGLDSLYSIVQMPKGIPVATVAIGNATNAGLLAVQILASHDPELLQRVQAYRQNLSQQVLAKQAQLEQQGWP, translated from the coding sequence ATGGGCAGTGATTCGGATTTGCCGGTGATGCAGCAGGCGGCCCAGGTGTGCGCCGAATTCGCTGTGCCCTACGAACTGGCCATTGTCTCGGCCCATCGCACCCCCCATCGCATGGTCAGCTACGCCGAATCGGCCCACCAACGGGGACTGCGGGTGATCATTGCGGGCGCCGGTGGGGCAGCTCATTTGCCTGGCATGGTGGCCTCCCTGACCCCTTTACCGGTCATTGGCGTGCCCATTCCCACCGCTCATCTCCAGGGGTTGGACTCCCTCTACTCTATCGTGCAAATGCCCAAAGGGATTCCCGTTGCCACCGTCGCCATCGGCAATGCCACCAATGCCGGTTTACTCGCCGTACAGATCCTGGCCAGCCACGACCCCGAACTCCTACAGCGGGTGCAGGCCTATCGGCAAAACCTGAGTCAACAGGTACTGGCTAAACAGGCGCAACTGGAGCAACAGGGCTGGCCGTAA
- a CDS encoding 4-hydroxy-3-methylbut-2-enyl diphosphate reductase yields the protein MDPRTLRQTLRNSDRYYRMGFGREAEVEPVLQKEYQSTLIQRIRSHNNVLTLGNVTIRLAEAFGFCWGVERAIAMAYETRRQFPDAHIWITNEIIHNPSVNENLRQMQIEFVPVGPDGKKDFSVIERGAVVILPAFGASVQEMELLYARECIIVDTTCPWVSKVWNRVGKHRKGGYTSIIHGKYKHEETIATSSHAERYLVVLNLEEARYVANYILHGGDKEEFLAKFRSACSPGFDPDRHLERIGIANQTTMLKGETEAIGKLFEHTMLQKYGPVKLHEHFLSFNTICDATQERQDAMFELVKHPLDLMVVIGGFNSSNTTHLQEIAVEHGIPSYHIDSADRIGPGNRVQHKPLSPDLHHLAIAEPWLPEGPITVGVTSGASTPDKVVADVIEKILAIKGVTASPVAPVAPV from the coding sequence ATGGACCCCCGCACCCTCCGGCAGACGTTGCGCAACTCCGACCGCTACTATCGCATGGGCTTTGGGCGGGAAGCGGAAGTGGAACCCGTCCTCCAGAAGGAATACCAGAGTACCCTGATCCAGCGCATCCGCAGCCATAACAACGTCTTGACCCTGGGGAACGTGACCATTCGCCTGGCGGAGGCCTTTGGATTTTGCTGGGGGGTGGAACGGGCGATTGCCATGGCCTACGAAACCCGCCGCCAGTTTCCCGACGCCCACATCTGGATTACCAACGAAATCATCCACAACCCCTCGGTGAACGAAAACCTGCGCCAGATGCAGATCGAATTCGTGCCGGTGGGGCCTGACGGCAAAAAGGACTTCAGCGTTATCGAACGGGGGGCGGTGGTCATCCTGCCGGCCTTTGGGGCTAGCGTCCAGGAAATGGAACTGTTGTATGCGCGGGAGTGCATCATTGTGGATACCACCTGTCCCTGGGTCTCCAAGGTTTGGAACCGGGTGGGCAAGCACCGCAAAGGCGGCTATACTTCTATCATTCACGGCAAATATAAACATGAAGAAACCATCGCTACCAGCTCTCACGCCGAACGTTACCTGGTGGTGTTGAACCTGGAGGAGGCTCGCTATGTGGCCAACTACATTCTGCATGGGGGAGACAAGGAGGAATTTTTAGCCAAATTCCGCAGCGCCTGTTCGCCGGGCTTTGACCCCGATCGGCACCTGGAGCGGATCGGCATTGCCAACCAGACCACCATGCTCAAGGGGGAAACGGAAGCCATCGGCAAGCTCTTTGAACACACCATGTTACAGAAATACGGGCCGGTCAAATTGCACGAGCATTTTCTGAGTTTTAACACCATTTGCGATGCCACCCAGGAACGGCAAGACGCCATGTTTGAACTGGTGAAACACCCCCTGGATTTAATGGTGGTCATCGGTGGGTTTAACTCCTCCAACACCACCCACCTACAGGAGATTGCCGTCGAACATGGGATTCCCTCCTACCACATTGACAGCGCTGACCGGATCGGGCCGGGCAACCGGGTGCAGCACAAACCCCTAAGCCCTGATTTGCACCACCTGGCCATCGCCGAACCCTGGCTGCCGGAGGGGCCGATCACGGTAGGGGTCACGTCAGGGGCGTCAACGCCGGATAAGGTGGTGGCGGATGTGATCGAGAAAATCTTGGCCATCAAGGGGGTTACGGCCAGCCCTGTTGCTCCAGTTGCGCCTGTTTAG